TTCAGCACCTCCAGCTCGCCCAGCACGGTGAACACCACGATGGGCACGAAGAGGGGCAGATCTCCGAAACGCTGTTTGATGGAGGCCCGGATCTGACGGGTGAGTTCGGCTCCGTTGATGCCGGGCATCTTGTAGTCCGTGAGCACCAGGTCGGGCGCTTCTTCGAGGAAGAGCCTCAGGCCCTCCTCGCCGTCCTCGGCCAGCAGCACCTCGAAACCATCCGCCTCCAGCACGCCCTTGGCGAAGCTCCGGGTGACGGAATCATCGTCCACCACAAGGATCTTCAGCGCGGTTTGATCGTTGGGGCGCAGCACGGGCATGGGGCCCCTTCCTGGGAAGGCGTCGGCTCCCCTAGGTTCGGGCCCTTTTCCCCTGGTCATGAGTCCTGGATGCCCCATGCGGCGCGTCCGTGGATGGCGGCCTACCTGGCGAGCAGGTTCATCGGCGAGCCTCCCTGCGGGGGTTCCACCTCCAGCCGGGAGAAACGCCACTGCGCCTCCGTTCGGGTTCCTGTCACGCGGAGGAGGGCGCTGCCCTTGGGGCCGTGGATGGGCACGGCGATGTCCACCTTGGCCCCGGCGGCTCGGGAGAACAGGTGGAAGCCGTGGGGTTCTCCCTTGGCCCAGGACGTGATGGATCCCCTGGGGGTGTCGCCCAGGGCCATGGGGGTTCCCACCAGGCTGGCGACGCGGGGATCGTTCTCGACCGCGCGCAGCAGAGACCGGCCCGTTTCGCTCGTTCCGAATGGCGGTGGGACGGGCGGCGCGGGGGGCGCCGGTGGGGCTGGAGGCGGTTCCGGCGGGGGAGGCGGCGCAGGCGGCTGGGGGACGGCCTGCCGGGCGGCCTGGAGGGTGGCCTGGGCCCAGCCCCGAACGGCCTCGTCCACGGGCTTGGCTGCGCCATTCTCCTGGTAGCTTTCCCTGAAGCGGCCATCAGCCTCCCGCGAGGCGCGGTAGACCCGTTCCGGGAGGCCTCCACCCGCCTCGATGAGGAGGGTGCCCTGGTCATCGGTTTTCAGGATCACGTGGTGGCGGCCCATCCTTTGCCACCAGCGCTTCAAGGCGGAAGAGGCGGGCAGAGGAGCCTGACTGGAGGTTGGAGCGCCTGCCTCCCGCACGCCCTGGGGTTCGGCGCGCAAGGGGAGGCTGCCGGTCAGGGCGAGGCCGAGGGCGCATGCCAGCCAAGCCTGGTGTCCGAAGCCGGTCTTAGCCTTCATGGGGGTCTCCTCGAAGCGGCAGGCGGGCTGCCGGAAAGGGGAACGAGCCAGCGGGGCAGGGGTTCTCCTGCCCCGCTGAGGGAGCTTGCGGTTCAGATCCAGAGGGTTCCTGCGGGCGCTCAGCCCTGGCTGGATTCCGCCTGGGCGGCCCGGTCTTTCACGGCCCGGCCCACCAGATAGACGCCCAGCAGCACCAGACCCGCGGGCCACCAATGCTCCAGCCAGGCCATGGAGATGTTGAAGCGGAGG
This sequence is a window from Geothrix sp. PMB-07. Protein-coding genes within it:
- a CDS encoding cytochrome c oxidase assembly factor Coa1 family protein, which produces MKAKTGFGHQAWLACALGLALTGSLPLRAEPQGVREAGAPTSSQAPLPASSALKRWWQRMGRHHVILKTDDQGTLLIEAGGGLPERVYRASREADGRFRESYQENGAAKPVDEAVRGWAQATLQAARQAVPQPPAPPPPPEPPPAPPAPPAPPVPPPFGTSETGRSLLRAVENDPRVASLVGTPMALGDTPRGSITSWAKGEPHGFHLFSRAAGAKVDIAVPIHGPKGSALLRVTGTRTEAQWRFSRLEVEPPQGGSPMNLLAR